From one Nonomuraea polychroma genomic stretch:
- a CDS encoding amino acid-binding protein codes for MRIALPDRPGSLAQVTKVLGVAGADITQVIVLDRGAGVAVDDITVFCPDGTPRQALVKSLEGVDGVRVEGIWTTREAPGTYPELEILKYITTAGDRALTTLVDSLPVLFSADWAATTAENRVLYASWRAPQELAIPDTVPTRPTAMTLDEGLHVIHAPLPPLAIALLLARSEGPAFHRLEVHRLTRILEIFLSLPATERSVARQLRK; via the coding sequence ATGCGCATCGCACTGCCCGACAGGCCGGGTTCGCTGGCGCAGGTCACCAAGGTCCTGGGAGTGGCGGGGGCCGACATCACCCAGGTGATCGTCCTCGACCGGGGCGCGGGTGTGGCCGTGGACGACATCACGGTCTTCTGCCCGGACGGCACGCCCAGGCAGGCCCTGGTCAAGAGCCTGGAGGGGGTCGACGGTGTGCGGGTCGAGGGCATCTGGACCACGCGGGAAGCGCCCGGCACCTATCCGGAGCTGGAGATACTCAAATACATCACGACGGCGGGCGACCGGGCCCTGACCACGCTCGTCGACTCGCTCCCCGTGCTGTTCAGCGCCGACTGGGCCGCGACGACCGCCGAGAACCGCGTGCTCTACGCCAGCTGGCGCGCCCCGCAGGAGCTCGCGATCCCGGACACCGTGCCCACGCGCCCGACGGCCATGACGCTCGACGAGGGCCTGCACGTCATCCACGCCCCGCTCCCGCCGCTCGCCATCGCGCTCCTGCTGGCCCGCTCGGAAGGCCCGGCCTTCCACCGCCTCGAGGTCCACCGCCTCACCAGGATCCTGGAGATCTTCCTCAGCCTGCCCGCCACGGAGCGAAGCGTGGCCCGCCAACTGCGCAAGTAA
- a CDS encoding alpha-N-arabinofuranosidase, whose protein sequence is MHQAKLTIDPAFKVAPVRRRTFGTFVEHLGRCVYTGIYEPGHPAADEDGFRRDVLDLTRELGVSTVRYPGGNFVSGYRWEDGIGPKDQRPRRLDLAWHSTETNEVGVDEFMRWCRKAGVEPMMAINLGTRGIEAALDLLEYCNHPSGTALSDLRIANGAKEPHGIRMWCLGNEMDGPWQTGHKTAREYGRLAAETARAMRMVERDLELVACGSSSSGMPTFGAWEAEVLEETYDLVDYISCHAYYEEKDGDLGSFLACSTNMEYFIRSVVATADHVGARLKSRKRIDISFDEWNVWYLSRFENAEPPADWPVAPPLLEDHYHLADAVAFGGLLITLLRNSDRVTAASLAQLVNVIAPIMTEPGGRAWKQTTFHPFAQASRLAAGDVLRVEPVSPLYETAEYGEVPLLHAVATHSGEGTTVFAVNRSTDGPLSLEIDARALGGRRIVEATTLTDADVYARNTADDPDRVAPRPNADVEHDPMRVLLPPVSWNVIRLG, encoded by the coding sequence GTGCATCAGGCCAAACTCACGATCGATCCCGCGTTCAAGGTCGCTCCGGTACGCCGGCGTACGTTCGGCACGTTCGTCGAGCACCTCGGGCGCTGCGTCTACACCGGCATCTACGAGCCGGGGCACCCGGCGGCCGACGAGGACGGCTTCCGCCGCGACGTGCTGGACCTGACCAGAGAGCTGGGCGTCTCCACGGTCCGCTATCCGGGCGGCAACTTCGTCTCCGGCTACCGCTGGGAGGACGGCATCGGGCCCAAGGACCAGCGCCCGCGCCGGCTCGACCTGGCCTGGCACAGCACCGAGACGAACGAGGTCGGCGTCGACGAGTTCATGCGCTGGTGCCGCAAGGCCGGCGTCGAGCCGATGATGGCGATCAACCTCGGCACCCGCGGCATCGAGGCGGCGCTCGACCTGCTCGAATACTGCAACCACCCGTCCGGCACCGCCTTGTCCGACCTGCGGATCGCGAACGGCGCCAAGGAGCCGCACGGGATCAGGATGTGGTGCCTGGGCAACGAGATGGACGGCCCCTGGCAGACCGGGCACAAGACGGCCCGCGAGTACGGCAGGCTCGCCGCCGAGACCGCCCGCGCCATGCGCATGGTGGAGCGGGACCTGGAGCTGGTGGCCTGCGGCAGCTCCAGCTCCGGCATGCCGACCTTCGGCGCCTGGGAGGCGGAGGTGCTGGAGGAGACGTATGACCTGGTGGACTACATCTCCTGCCACGCCTACTACGAGGAGAAGGACGGCGACCTCGGCAGCTTCCTGGCCTGCTCGACCAACATGGAGTACTTCATCCGCTCGGTCGTGGCCACCGCCGACCACGTCGGCGCCCGGCTCAAGTCACGCAAGCGCATCGACATCTCCTTCGACGAATGGAACGTCTGGTACCTGTCGCGCTTCGAGAACGCCGAGCCGCCCGCCGACTGGCCGGTCGCGCCGCCGCTGCTGGAGGACCACTACCACCTGGCCGACGCGGTCGCCTTCGGCGGCCTGCTCATCACGCTGCTGCGCAACAGCGACCGGGTGACCGCCGCCTCGCTGGCGCAGCTGGTGAACGTGATCGCGCCGATCATGACCGAGCCAGGCGGGCGGGCGTGGAAGCAGACCACGTTCCATCCGTTCGCCCAGGCCTCCAGGCTCGCGGCGGGCGACGTGCTGCGGGTCGAGCCGGTGTCGCCGCTGTACGAGACGGCCGAGTACGGCGAGGTGCCGCTCCTGCACGCGGTGGCCACGCACTCCGGCGAGGGCACGACCGTGTTCGCGGTCAACCGCTCCACCGACGGGCCGCTGTCCCTGGAGATCGACGCGCGGGCCCTCGGCGGGAGGCGGATCGTCGAGGCCACCACGCTGACGGACGCCGACGTCTACGCCCGCAACACGGCCGACGACCCGGACCGCGTCGCGCCCCGGCCGAACGCGGACGTCGAGCACGACCCGATGCGGGTCCTGCTGCCGCCGGTCTCCTGGAACGTGATCAGGCTCGGCTAG
- a CDS encoding phytanoyl-CoA dioxygenase family protein yields MRIDDFHKQGYMLVPGLLAPEEVAELREEFMAIHAGGPIPGHFAPQPQEPGRPYDILREYPRIMHPHEVNDLALRYLLDARIAAILRDILGEEPIAAQSMFYYKPPGARGQALHQDNFYLRVEPGTCVAAWVALDRVDRANGGLEVVPGTHLMDLFCPEEADQDVSFTREYVPPPPGLKKVPVDMDPGDVLFFNGSLVHGSEPNSTTDRFRRSFICHYAGRSAERIAEYYPTLTMSGERIQLERAVGGGPCGTEVTGPH; encoded by the coding sequence ATGCGGATCGACGATTTCCACAAACAGGGGTACATGCTGGTGCCCGGCCTTCTCGCCCCAGAAGAGGTGGCCGAGCTGCGCGAGGAGTTCATGGCGATACACGCCGGAGGGCCTATCCCGGGTCACTTCGCCCCTCAGCCGCAGGAGCCCGGCCGGCCGTACGACATCCTGCGCGAATACCCGCGCATCATGCATCCCCACGAGGTGAACGACCTCGCCCTGCGCTATCTGCTCGACGCGCGCATCGCCGCGATACTCCGCGACATACTCGGCGAGGAGCCGATAGCAGCCCAGAGCATGTTCTACTACAAGCCGCCGGGTGCCAGGGGCCAGGCGCTGCACCAGGACAACTTCTACCTCCGCGTCGAGCCGGGCACCTGCGTGGCCGCGTGGGTGGCGCTCGACCGCGTCGACCGGGCGAACGGCGGCCTGGAGGTCGTGCCGGGCACGCACCTGATGGACCTGTTCTGCCCGGAGGAGGCCGACCAGGACGTCTCGTTCACCAGGGAGTACGTGCCGCCGCCGCCCGGCCTGAAGAAGGTGCCCGTCGACATGGACCCCGGGGACGTGCTGTTCTTCAACGGCAGCCTGGTCCACGGCTCGGAGCCGAACAGCACGACCGACCGCTTCCGGCGCAGCTTCATCTGCCACTACGCCGGCCGCTCGGCGGAGCGCATCGCCGAGTACTACCCGACGCTCACCATGTCCGGCGAGCGTATCCAGCTGGAGCGCGCCGTGGGCGGCGGCCCCTGCGGCACCGAGGTCACCGGACCGCACTAA
- the dusB gene encoding tRNA dihydrouridine synthase DusB — protein MKIGPIGVWPPVVLAPMAGITNAPFRVLCREQGAGLFVCEMITTRALVERNPKTLRMIRFAESEQPRSIQLYGVDPGVVGRAVKMIAEEDLADHVDLNFGCPVPKVTRRGGGSALPYKRNLLRRILREAVANAGSLPVTMKMRKGIDDDHLTYLDAGRIAVEEGIAAVALHARTARQHYGGVADWEAIARLKDAVPEIPVLGNGDIWCADDALRMVARTGCDGVVVGRGCLGRPWLFKDLENAFNGSPERTRPTLGEVAEVMARHAEGLAECFDVERYAVADFRKHVGWYLKGFTVGSELRRELATAESLDGLREGLAKLEHDQPWPSNTDTPRGKSGERSKVLLPDGWLDDPWDCVVPEDAESDISGG, from the coding sequence GTGAAGATTGGGCCGATTGGGGTTTGGCCGCCGGTGGTGCTGGCGCCGATGGCGGGCATCACGAACGCGCCGTTCCGCGTGTTGTGCAGGGAGCAGGGCGCCGGGCTGTTCGTGTGCGAGATGATCACGACGCGGGCGCTGGTGGAGCGCAATCCCAAGACGCTCAGGATGATCAGGTTCGCCGAGTCCGAGCAGCCCAGGAGCATCCAGCTGTACGGGGTGGACCCCGGCGTCGTGGGGCGGGCGGTCAAAATGATCGCCGAGGAGGACCTGGCCGATCACGTCGATCTCAACTTCGGGTGCCCCGTGCCCAAGGTGACCAGGCGTGGGGGCGGGTCCGCGCTGCCGTACAAACGGAATCTGCTGCGGAGGATCCTGCGGGAGGCGGTCGCCAACGCGGGGTCGTTGCCCGTGACGATGAAGATGCGCAAGGGGATCGACGACGATCACCTGACGTATCTGGACGCGGGGCGGATCGCCGTCGAGGAGGGGATCGCGGCGGTCGCGTTACACGCCCGTACGGCCAGGCAGCACTACGGCGGGGTCGCCGACTGGGAGGCCATCGCCCGGCTGAAGGACGCCGTGCCGGAGATCCCCGTGCTGGGCAATGGCGACATCTGGTGCGCCGACGACGCGCTGCGGATGGTGGCACGGACCGGGTGCGACGGCGTGGTGGTCGGACGCGGCTGCCTGGGGCGGCCGTGGTTGTTCAAGGACCTGGAGAACGCGTTCAACGGCAGCCCCGAGCGGACCCGGCCGACGCTCGGCGAGGTGGCCGAGGTGATGGCCAGGCACGCCGAGGGGCTGGCCGAGTGTTTCGACGTCGAGCGGTACGCGGTGGCCGACTTCCGCAAGCACGTCGGCTGGTATCTGAAGGGGTTCACGGTCGGCAGCGAGTTGCGGCGGGAGCTGGCCACGGCGGAGTCGCTCGACGGGCTGCGCGAGGGGCTGGCGAAGCTGGAGCACGACCAGCCGTGGCCTTCGAACACCGACACGCCTCGCGGCAAGTCGGGTGAGCGGTCCAAAGTGCTTCTTCCCGACGGATGGCTGGACGACCCGTGGGACTGCGTGGTGCCCGAGGACGCCGAATCCGATATTTCCGGCGGCTAA
- a CDS encoding AraC family transcriptional regulator codes for MPVIAEDMSVPAAELMIVGHYDKLPGYDTRRPAGSPSWLLMWTQAGAGLVAQGGAPFEARAGDLVVLGSGVGQHYRVAPGASRWRFWWVHFQPRPSWPAWLAPYGRGGGCHVVPRVPGELHERMDMAFGRALRDARWVPPSPSRGMSGPAPPDRSAEQAVIVPAPGHGAEQAVGRGGEPMPAVVMGGPARELVLGAVEEALVLATASARPEGARQSDEGDERVRRVLAIIAAEPGAPHSVASLARAVALSPSRLAHLFTAETGRTPMQAVRQARVRHAAGLLEVTDLDVGQVAAASGFVSPFHFSRAFKREYGLPPRDYRARLRRQP; via the coding sequence ATGCCTGTGATTGCTGAGGACATGTCCGTTCCTGCTGCCGAGCTGATGATCGTGGGCCACTACGACAAGCTTCCTGGGTACGACACGCGGCGGCCGGCGGGGTCGCCCAGCTGGCTGCTGATGTGGACGCAGGCGGGCGCGGGGCTGGTCGCGCAGGGCGGGGCGCCGTTCGAGGCGCGGGCAGGGGACCTGGTGGTGCTGGGCTCCGGGGTAGGGCAGCACTACAGGGTGGCGCCCGGGGCGTCGCGGTGGCGATTCTGGTGGGTGCACTTCCAGCCGCGCCCGTCGTGGCCGGCGTGGCTGGCCCCGTACGGGCGGGGCGGTGGGTGTCACGTCGTCCCGCGGGTGCCGGGGGAGCTGCACGAACGGATGGACATGGCCTTCGGGCGAGCGCTCCGGGACGCCAGGTGGGTGCCGCCGAGCCCGTCCCGGGGCATGTCCGGCCCCGCCCCGCCTGACAGGAGCGCCGAACAGGCCGTTATAGTGCCGGCACCTGGGCATGGTGCCGAGCAGGCGGTAGGGCGTGGTGGCGAGCCGATGCCTGCGGTCGTCATGGGTGGCCCGGCGCGGGAACTGGTGCTGGGCGCTGTCGAGGAGGCACTGGTGCTGGCCACCGCATCGGCGCGGCCCGAGGGGGCGCGGCAGTCCGACGAAGGAGACGAACGGGTGCGGCGCGTCCTGGCGATCATTGCCGCCGAGCCGGGAGCCCCGCACTCGGTCGCCTCACTCGCGCGTGCAGTCGCGCTCTCGCCGTCCCGGCTCGCCCACCTGTTCACGGCCGAGACCGGCCGCACCCCGATGCAGGCAGTTCGGCAGGCGCGGGTACGTCACGCGGCCGGGCTGCTGGAGGTGACCGACCTGGACGTCGGGCAGGTGGCGGCGGCGTCGGGGTTCGTCAGCCCATTCCACTTCAGCCGCGCCTTCAAACGCGAGTACGGGCTCCCGCCCCGCGACTACCGCGCCCGCCTGCGCCGTCAGCCCTGA
- a CDS encoding DUF3592 domain-containing protein → MHNGRFFTIVGGIFGLIGLVLLCVGMALAASTASFLASADQTEGTVAELTARTTTSRNSDGHTRRSTSWYPTVEFTVDGRRYSFQSSTGSNPPSYKKGEGVPVAYDPDDPSNAQIASFWSAFLAPLIVGGLGVVFTPIGAVLFVKGRRSTRQRTWLREQGQEVWAEIEHVGRDFTVRVNNRHPYVVHATWQDERTGRTYTAASDHLRYDPGPRLQGQTRVRVLYDPADPDRNLVDLGAPSSHS, encoded by the coding sequence ATGCACAACGGACGGTTCTTCACCATCGTCGGCGGGATCTTCGGTCTCATCGGGCTGGTGCTGCTCTGCGTCGGCATGGCGCTGGCCGCCTCTACCGCGAGCTTCCTGGCCTCGGCCGACCAGACCGAGGGCACCGTGGCCGAGTTGACCGCACGGACCACCACGTCACGGAATTCCGACGGCCATACCCGCAGGAGCACGTCGTGGTACCCGACCGTGGAGTTCACCGTCGACGGCAGGCGCTACTCGTTCCAGAGCTCCACTGGCAGCAACCCACCGTCCTACAAGAAAGGCGAAGGCGTACCTGTCGCCTACGACCCGGACGATCCGTCCAACGCGCAGATTGCGTCGTTCTGGTCGGCGTTCCTCGCTCCGCTGATCGTCGGTGGACTCGGCGTGGTGTTCACGCCGATCGGTGCGGTCTTGTTCGTCAAGGGACGACGGAGCACTCGGCAGCGAACCTGGCTACGGGAGCAGGGCCAGGAGGTGTGGGCGGAGATCGAGCATGTGGGACGCGACTTCACCGTGCGGGTGAACAACCGGCACCCCTACGTCGTCCATGCGACGTGGCAGGATGAGCGGACGGGCCGGACATACACCGCAGCCAGTGACCACCTTCGCTACGACCCGGGCCCTCGCCTGCAGGGTCAGACCCGCGTTCGCGTGCTGTACGACCCTGCCGACCCGGACCGGAACCTGGTCGACCTCGGCGCGCCGTCATCCCATTCCTGA
- a CDS encoding extracellular solute-binding protein produces MQEPPKITRRSLLGGSLALAGATAAGCAIPVGLGSAQNRVQYWHFLGASDGIIMNKMVTAFAKDNPNIFVEENVLAWGEPYYTKIAMAGAGGRSPDLATFHLARLAGIGAGAILDPINVKLLEEVGLRAADFSPPIWERAHLDGVLYAIPFDAHPMVQYYNTDICGKAGLLGSDGKLLPTRNQDELLAMLRKAKEALGGKPPLVFDALGLGTVGPWRVWYSLYPQSGGTLLSDDGTTIAIDDQKALQALRLMAQLGQEGLCDPRTDYGASVASFTNGQSAFLWNGDWETTGLKERKTPFSMTRFPSVFGTGAAQADCHSFVLPHQRNRDPEVERATYQFIAYLVKNSADWAVAGHVPAYLPALEEPDYLALQPQSEYRSVITEVALDPQVWFAGSASRMWIEIGEAFSPVISGERTPEEGLAAAKASLNRLLSAPNPFPEQER; encoded by the coding sequence GTGCAAGAACCCCCCAAAATCACCCGCCGGAGCCTCCTCGGCGGCAGCCTGGCGCTCGCCGGCGCCACGGCCGCCGGTTGCGCCATTCCGGTAGGGCTCGGCTCCGCCCAGAACCGCGTCCAGTACTGGCACTTCCTCGGTGCGAGCGACGGCATCATCATGAACAAGATGGTCACGGCGTTCGCCAAGGACAATCCGAACATCTTCGTTGAAGAGAACGTGCTCGCCTGGGGCGAGCCCTACTACACCAAGATCGCCATGGCCGGCGCCGGCGGCCGCTCTCCCGACCTGGCCACCTTCCACCTGGCCCGGCTGGCCGGGATCGGCGCCGGCGCCATCCTCGACCCCATCAACGTCAAGCTGCTGGAGGAGGTCGGGCTGCGGGCCGCCGACTTCAGCCCGCCCATCTGGGAGCGGGCCCACCTCGACGGTGTGTTGTACGCGATCCCGTTCGACGCCCACCCGATGGTGCAGTACTACAACACCGACATCTGCGGCAAGGCGGGACTGCTCGGCTCGGACGGCAAGCTCCTGCCCACCCGGAACCAGGACGAGCTGCTGGCCATGCTCCGCAAGGCCAAGGAGGCGCTGGGCGGCAAGCCGCCGCTGGTGTTCGACGCGCTCGGCCTGGGCACGGTCGGCCCTTGGCGGGTGTGGTATTCGCTCTACCCGCAAAGCGGCGGCACCCTGCTGTCGGACGACGGCACCACGATCGCCATCGACGACCAGAAGGCACTGCAGGCGCTGCGGCTCATGGCCCAGCTCGGGCAGGAAGGGCTGTGCGATCCGCGCACCGACTACGGCGCCTCCGTCGCCAGCTTCACCAACGGCCAGTCCGCGTTCCTGTGGAACGGCGACTGGGAGACGACCGGGCTCAAGGAACGCAAGACGCCGTTCAGCATGACCCGTTTCCCCAGCGTCTTCGGCACCGGCGCGGCGCAGGCCGACTGCCACTCGTTCGTCCTGCCGCACCAGCGCAACCGTGATCCCGAGGTCGAGCGGGCCACGTACCAATTCATCGCCTACCTCGTCAAGAACAGCGCGGACTGGGCGGTCGCCGGGCACGTGCCCGCGTACCTGCCCGCCCTCGAGGAGCCCGACTACCTCGCGCTGCAGCCCCAGTCGGAGTACCGCTCCGTCATCACCGAGGTCGCGCTCGATCCCCAGGTGTGGTTCGCCGGGTCGGCGTCCAGGATGTGGATCGAGATCGGGGAGGCGTTCTCCCCGGTGATCAGCGGTGAGCGCACGCCTGAAGAGGGCCTGGCCGCGGCCAAGGCCTCGCTGAACCGGCTCCTGTCGGCCCCGAACCCCTTCCCCGAGCAGGAGCGATGA
- a CDS encoding RNA-guided endonuclease InsQ/TnpB family protein, whose amino-acid sequence MSAAAKSGEGAGHTRYTYRLRVSRTASRALLGEWDRCRWVWNQCVATSKTVYLRNKAHPDDRQTCGPAQLDKMLTGWRAEHAWLAAGASVPQQQIIRDFARSRAKAVKDITGRLPVRQRAGMPRFKKKDLADPSLNYTRRGFRLKDRRLHLAGNIILTVVWSRDLPADPSSVRVYRDSLGHWYCSFVVPAQAEPLPATGQAIGIDWGVTEVATTTSDDHDLPHAEYGKQAAKKLARYDRMMARRKPAPGQPGSKGYRTAKKLRAKQYKKIARQRQDTGHKWAKKVVRDHDVIAAEDFRPKFLAKSSMARKAADAAIGATKRALVEMAGKHRRDLRLVSPAHTTMDCARCGARTKHALPLSERTYTCAVCGAVSPRDKNSARVMLVRAGLNPAGADRIRPDCPLDRQAA is encoded by the coding sequence ATGAGTGCGGCAGCGAAGTCGGGCGAGGGCGCCGGGCACACCCGGTACACCTACCGGCTTCGCGTGTCGCGCACGGCAAGCCGCGCCTTGCTGGGTGAGTGGGATCGCTGCCGTTGGGTGTGGAACCAGTGCGTTGCCACGTCGAAGACGGTGTACCTGCGCAATAAGGCCCATCCCGACGACAGGCAGACGTGTGGTCCGGCCCAGCTCGACAAGATGCTGACCGGGTGGCGGGCTGAGCACGCATGGCTTGCGGCGGGGGCGTCGGTGCCGCAGCAGCAGATCATCCGCGACTTCGCCAGGTCCCGCGCCAAGGCAGTCAAGGACATCACCGGCCGGCTGCCCGTCCGGCAGCGGGCCGGGATGCCCCGCTTCAAGAAGAAGGACCTGGCCGACCCGAGCCTGAACTACACGCGGCGCGGCTTCCGCCTCAAGGACAGACGCCTGCACCTGGCCGGGAACATCATCCTGACCGTGGTGTGGTCCCGCGACCTGCCCGCCGACCCGTCCAGCGTGCGTGTTTACCGGGACAGCCTCGGCCACTGGTATTGCTCGTTCGTCGTCCCCGCCCAGGCCGAGCCGCTGCCCGCCACCGGGCAGGCGATAGGCATCGACTGGGGCGTGACAGAGGTCGCCACCACCACCAGCGACGACCATGACCTGCCGCACGCCGAGTACGGCAAGCAGGCCGCGAAGAAGCTGGCCCGCTACGACCGGATGATGGCCCGCCGAAAACCCGCCCCGGGACAGCCGGGCTCGAAGGGCTACCGCACGGCGAAGAAGCTGCGCGCCAAGCAGTACAAGAAGATCGCCCGCCAGCGCCAGGACACCGGTCACAAGTGGGCCAAGAAGGTCGTCCGCGACCATGACGTGATCGCGGCAGAGGACTTCCGCCCGAAGTTCCTGGCCAAGTCCAGCATGGCGCGTAAGGCCGCCGACGCGGCCATCGGTGCGACCAAGCGCGCCCTGGTCGAGATGGCCGGCAAGCACCGCCGTGACCTGCGGCTCGTCAGCCCCGCTCATACCACCATGGACTGCGCACGGTGCGGAGCGAGAACCAAGCACGCACTACCTCTTTCCGAACGTACCTACACCTGCGCCGTGTGCGGAGCCGTCTCCCCGAGAGACAAGAACTCCGCACGCGTGATGCTGGTCCGGGCTGGTCTGAACCCGGCTGGTGCTGATCGCATAAGACCCGACTGTCCGCTGGACCGTCAGGCAGCGTGA
- a CDS encoding LacI family DNA-binding transcriptional regulator, giving the protein MVKSKNGRPAVLMDVAVLAGVSTMTVSRVLNAPERVRAETRARVLAAVKELDYRPNQAARQLVTGRSGVLGVVSIDTTLYGPASTLYCIEQAARHAGYNVSIASLSSLNRRSMEEGVERLRAQAVDGIIIVAPHESAADGLRHLPPEMPVVAVDAGDDIPVPVAKVDQRAGAVRVTRHLLSLGHETVWHVAGPADWLDANGRIEGWRGVLEAADRPVPEILRGDWSARSGYQLGRDLARNPEVTAVFVANDQMALGVLRALREAGRRVPEDVSVAGFDDIPEAAYFWPPLTTVRQDFHEVGRHAFHLLLDRMAGAESDARRLVEPELIVRESTASRA; this is encoded by the coding sequence GTGGTCAAATCCAAGAACGGCAGGCCTGCGGTGCTCATGGACGTCGCCGTGCTCGCCGGCGTCTCCACGATGACCGTCTCGCGCGTGCTCAACGCGCCCGAACGGGTCAGGGCCGAGACCCGGGCCCGCGTGCTGGCCGCCGTCAAGGAGCTCGACTACCGCCCCAACCAGGCCGCCCGCCAGCTCGTCACCGGCCGCTCCGGCGTGCTCGGCGTGGTCAGCATCGACACCACGCTCTACGGTCCCGCATCCACGCTCTACTGCATCGAGCAGGCCGCCAGGCACGCCGGCTACAACGTCAGCATCGCCAGCCTGAGCTCGCTCAACCGCAGGTCGATGGAGGAAGGCGTGGAGCGGCTGCGCGCCCAGGCCGTCGACGGCATCATCATCGTGGCCCCGCACGAGTCGGCGGCCGACGGCCTGCGCCATCTGCCGCCCGAGATGCCGGTGGTCGCGGTGGACGCGGGCGACGACATCCCGGTGCCCGTCGCCAAGGTGGACCAGAGGGCCGGCGCCGTCCGCGTGACCAGGCATCTGCTCAGCCTCGGCCACGAGACGGTCTGGCACGTGGCGGGGCCCGCGGACTGGCTCGACGCCAACGGCCGCATCGAAGGCTGGCGCGGCGTGCTCGAGGCCGCCGACCGGCCGGTGCCCGAGATCCTGCGCGGCGACTGGAGCGCGCGCTCCGGCTATCAGCTCGGCCGCGACCTCGCCCGCAACCCCGAAGTCACCGCCGTGTTCGTGGCCAACGACCAGATGGCGCTCGGTGTGCTGCGTGCGCTGCGCGAGGCGGGGCGGCGCGTCCCCGAGGACGTGAGCGTGGCCGGGTTCGACGACATTCCCGAGGCCGCGTACTTCTGGCCGCCGCTGACGACCGTGCGGCAGGACTTCCATGAGGTCGGCCGGCACGCCTTCCACCTGCTGCTGGACCGGATGGCGGGCGCCGAGTCCGACGCCCGCCGGCTGGTGGAGCCGGAGCTCATCGTCCGCGAGAGCACCGCTAGCCGAGCCTGA
- a CDS encoding family 43 glycosylhydrolase encodes MISRVLAALALLLLALVPGTGPASAATSYTNPLKSQKGADPWLTYYDGNYYLINTTFTNTLVIRKSPTLQGLPTAPSVQVWQDTTASRGTNFWAPEMHMFNGRWYIYYSAGAVGAACCDSQRTHVLESAGSDPLGPYTYRNMLTGSNLSTGGWLIDASPMTLNGSLYLLGSGFIAGSTQSLVIAPMSNPYTLSSSTFSRISSPTHSWETQGGTVNEAPVALQRGGRTFVIYSASACWGPDYKLGQLTYNGGDPLSASSWVKKATPVFQRSGTVYGPGHNGFFTSPNGSESWIVYHANSSSGGGCDNNRTTRAQRFTWNSDGTPNFGTPVATGTSLPAPAGETAATPAAYTLVNRNSGKCLEVAGGATADGANIQQWTCNGGANQRWRIEDQADDTSRLVNVATGKVADVANCASADGTDIRQWSWLNNTCQRFRLVYTATGGWVRLVNAATGKVADVADCGTADGTDVRLWSWLNNNCQQWSIRPA; translated from the coding sequence ATGATCAGTAGAGTCCTGGCCGCCCTGGCCCTCCTGCTCTTAGCCCTGGTCCCCGGCACGGGACCCGCCTCGGCAGCCACGTCTTACACCAACCCGCTCAAGTCCCAGAAGGGCGCCGACCCCTGGCTGACGTATTACGACGGCAACTACTACCTGATCAACACGACGTTCACGAACACGCTGGTCATCCGCAAGTCCCCCACCCTCCAGGGCCTGCCCACCGCCCCCAGCGTCCAGGTCTGGCAGGACACCACCGCCTCCCGGGGGACCAATTTCTGGGCGCCGGAAATGCACATGTTCAACGGCCGCTGGTACATCTACTACTCGGCGGGAGCGGTCGGCGCCGCCTGCTGTGACAGCCAGCGGACGCATGTGCTGGAGAGCGCGGGCAGCGACCCGCTCGGGCCGTACACGTACCGGAACATGCTCACCGGCTCCAACCTCAGCACCGGCGGCTGGCTCATCGACGCCAGCCCCATGACCTTGAACGGCTCGCTCTACCTGCTCGGCAGCGGGTTCATCGCCGGGAGCACGCAGAGCCTGGTGATCGCGCCGATGAGCAATCCGTACACGCTCAGCAGCAGCACCTTCAGCCGGATCTCCAGCCCCACCCACAGCTGGGAGACCCAGGGCGGCACGGTGAACGAGGCGCCGGTGGCGTTGCAGCGCGGCGGGCGGACTTTCGTGATCTACTCGGCGAGCGCCTGCTGGGGACCTGACTACAAGCTGGGCCAGCTCACCTACAACGGCGGCGACCCGCTCAGCGCCTCCTCGTGGGTGAAGAAGGCGACGCCGGTGTTCCAGCGGTCGGGCACCGTGTACGGCCCCGGCCACAACGGGTTCTTCACCTCCCCCAACGGCAGCGAGAGCTGGATCGTCTACCACGCCAACAGCTCCTCCGGCGGCGGCTGCGACAACAACCGCACGACCCGCGCCCAGCGGTTCACCTGGAACTCCGACGGCACGCCGAACTTCGGCACCCCCGTCGCCACCGGCACGAGCCTCCCGGCACCCGCCGGAGAGACCGCGGCGACGCCGGCGGCGTACACGCTGGTCAACCGGAACAGCGGCAAGTGCCTGGAGGTCGCGGGCGGCGCGACGGCCGACGGCGCGAACATCCAGCAGTGGACCTGCAACGGCGGCGCCAACCAGCGCTGGCGCATCGAGGACCAGGCCGACGACACCAGCCGCCTGGTGAACGTGGCCACCGGCAAGGTCGCCGACGTGGCCAACTGCGCCTCCGCCGACGGCACCGACATCCGCCAGTGGAGCTGGCTCAACAACACCTGCCAGCGCTTCAGGCTCGTCTACACCGCCACCGGCGGCTGGGTCCGCCTGGTGAACGCCGCCACCGGCAAGGTCGCCGACGTGGCCGACTGCGGCACCGCCGACGGGACTGACGTGCGCCTCTGGAGCTGGCTGAACAACAACTGCCAGCAGTGGTCCATCCGCCCCGCATGA